In Trichoderma atroviride chromosome 2, complete sequence, one DNA window encodes the following:
- a CDS encoding uncharacterized protein (EggNog:ENOG41) yields MSKMARSFSTAARVHPSILPHLRPPPRRAPIRRWLKTAAVVSVVGYATKTYLDITRDQRRSSAIANEQASADRQRMMENLYGGRETLEDLERGVAEYERR; encoded by the exons ATGAGCAAAATGGCACGAAGCTTCTCAACAGCTGCCAGAGTGCACCCGTCCATCTTGCCACATCTCCGACCACCACCGCGCCGAGCTCCGATCCGCCGATG GCTCAAAaccgccgccgtcgtctccgtcGTCGGCTACGCAACCAAAACCTACCTCGACATCACCCGCGACCAGCGCCGCTCCAGCGCCATTGCCAACGAACAGGCCTCTGCTGACCGGCAGCGCATGATGGAGAATTTGTACGGCGGGCGCGAGACGCTGGAGGATTTGGAGAGGGGCGTTGCAGAGTATGAGAGGAGGTAA
- a CDS encoding uncharacterized protein (EggNog:ENOG41), with protein sequence MAPAKKRARNAQSDAQPSSVLLADYRTAWLLSSDEPSVEIICKNESFKVHTSVLKQHSEYFESCLSRPFMESDGVVKFDDIDPRYMAFYLGIAYSYSSIVPHTPPAASKNPEARAQRTPLCDYIEVFKLCDRFISTQMSGFLHKCILTAIGDGHRALFRSYADKDQQKTLMRDFADGYEALEQAHTLQKMLGETIIEYFVEGICYDAWDSCMEEVTDKPKFVAQVSKGFARKLAEAMTTKTKVKRKELAGP encoded by the exons ATGGCACCGGCGAAGAAGCGGGCGAGAAACGCGCAGTCAGATGCCCAGCCATCGTCGGTGCTCCTCGCTGATTATCGTACAGCTTGGCTCCTCTC GTCTGATGAGCCTTCGGTCGAAATCATCTGCAAAAACGAATCCTTCAAGGTCCATACAAGCGTCCTCAAGCAGCACTCGGAATACTTTGAATCGTGCCTGAGCAGGCCTTTTATGGAATCAGATGGTGTGGTGAAGTTTGACGACATCGATCCTCGATACATGGCATTCTACCTCGGTATAGCATACAGCTATTCGTCCATCGTACCGCACACGCCGCCCGCAGCGTCCAAGAACCCCGAGGCCCGGGCACAGCGCACGCCTCTTTGCGATTACATTGAGGTATTCAAGCTATGTGACCGTTTTATCAGCACGCAGATGAGCGGATTCCTCCACAAGTGCATCCTGACGGCCATTGGAGACGGACATCGAGCCTTGTTCCGCTCATATGCCGACAAGGACCAGCAGAAGACTCTGATGAGAGACTTTGCGGATGGATACGAGGCTCTGGAGCAAGCGCACACACTGCAGAAGATGCTGGGAGAGACAATCATTGAGTATTTCGTAGAGGGCATTTGCTACGACGCCTGGGACAGCTGTATGGAGGAGGTTACCGACAAGCCAAAGTTTGTGGCGCAAGTGTCCAAGGGTTTTGCTAGGAAGCTGGCGgaggcgatgacgacgaagacaaaGGTGAAGCGCAAGGAGCTTGCAGGTCCATGA
- a CDS encoding uncharacterized protein (EggNog:ENOG41~BUSCO:EOG092D3NKD): MPTPSSNPPPDQSSPPYSFSTCPEDQLHPSRSARPTQDTTRPTPDTEAAQSSSTSIASPTAHSSETSHDDVATEESALIDGQASAAASPMDTSASLRPLSSGTLATSPTSSEGDDDLKHTGGDSGGRLSRESSTLSGTLQVENAESYQREPDALEWLEQEDEYDAPPMPSDCTYIRNIPVSASSFLRPGSKFRGTQQSERQVYDVQVEIKHVDLRESFLCGYLRIQGLTEDHPTLTTYFEGEIIGTKYNFYTKHDDWGANYKVDISHWSKFSAFRPYQKIARKGPITITDLAQRDHIFMRWKEHFLVPDHRVRTIIGASFEGFYYICFNQVKGEISGIYFHSKSEKFQQLELKHVPDRGCFSAMEFR, encoded by the exons ATGCCGACTCCATCCTCCAATCCGCCTCCTGATCAATCCTCGCCGCCCTACAGCTTCTCAACATGTCCTGAAGATCAGCTACATCCCTCGCGATCTGCGCGTCCGACACAAGACACCACGCGACCGACGCCAGACACAGAAGCCGCCCAGAGCTCGTCGACCAGCATTGCCTCTCCTACGGCCCATTCGTCCGAGACTTCTCACGACGATGTTGCAACAGAAGAGTCGGCGTTAATAGACGGCcaagcatctgctgcagcttcgcCCATGGATACCTCCGCGTCTCTGCGACCGCTGTCTAGCGGGACGCTTGCGACCTCTCCCACGTCGAgtgaaggagatgatgacCTCAAGCACACGGGAGGCGACTCCGGCGGTCGCTTAAGCCGAGAATCATCCACGCTGTCGGGGACTCTGCAAGTCGAGAACGCGGAGTCGTACCAGCGTGAGCCCGACGCATTGGAATGGCTCGAGCAGGAAGATGAATACGACGCTCCGCCCATGCCATCTGATTGCACATATATAAGG AATATCCCCGTCTCTGCGTCATCGTTCCTCCGACCTGGGAGCAAGTTCCGCGGCACACAGCAATCCGAAAGGCAGGTCTACGACGTCCAGGTCGAGATCAAGCATGTTGACCTGCGCGAGTCCTTCCTCTGCGGCTACTTGCGCATCCAAG GACTGACCGAGGACCACCCAACACTGACCACCTATTTCGAGGGAGAAATCATTGGCACAAAGTACAACTTCTACACCAAGCATGACGACTGGGGCGCAAACTACAAAGTGGACATCAGCCACTGGTCCAAATTTAGCGCTTTCCGGCCATACCAGAAGATAGCCCGCAAGGGtcccatcaccatcacgGACCTGGCACAAAGAGATCACATTTTCATGCGATGGAAGGAGCACTTTTTAGTTCCAGACCACCGAGTTCGGACAATAATCGGGGCTTCCTTTGAAGGCTTCTATTACATCTGTTTCAACCAAGTCAAGGGAGAAATAAGTGGAATCTATTTTCACTCCAAGAGCGAAAA GTTCCAACAGCTGGAGTTGAAGCATGTCCCTGACCGAGGATGCTTCAGTGCTATGGAGTTTCGATAA
- a CDS encoding uncharacterized protein (EggNog:ENOG41) has protein sequence MSQPPGQPRLSPQFCFSTGTLRDFLRLSRSSIDDSITQNLNALVTPSRAGFDPGSTSTRAPKSFAEQINPEACQSFKEKVLFPSWKARAEVLRYCGIVATSPDPDDPKAAILELEKQRDRERIVDERLDPYSGRFFPQEARTQSLALLMRQERAVENIVRSRTWDVIQGRCGASGQSWDDAMSKWEAAQKPGQSEDGR, from the exons ATGTCGCAACCTCCCGGGCAGCCTCGCCTTTCGCCTCAGTTTTGCTTTTCCACCGGCACGCTGCGTG ATTTCTTGCGCCTGTCTCGATCATCAATAGACGACTCGATTACACAGAATCTCAATGCCCTGGTAACACCGTCTCGGGCGGGCTTCGATCCAGGATCGACATCAACACGGGCTCCGAAGTCGTTTGCCGAGCAGATCAATCCCGAGGCATGCCAGTCGTTCAAGGAAAAGGTGCTGTTTCCCTCATGGAAGGCAAGGGCCGAAGTCCTCCGGTATtgcggcatcgtcgccaccAGCCCAGATCCAGACGACCCGAAGGCTGCTATTCTTGAactggagaagcagcgtgATCGCGAGCGGATTGTCGACGAAAGGTTGGACCCCTACTCGGGACGGTTCTTCCCTCAAGAGGCTCGGACTCAGTCCCTTGCTCTCTTGATGCGACAGGAACGAGCTGTGGAAAACATTGTACGCAGCAGGACTTGGGATGTCATACAGGGTCGATGCGGTGCTTCTGGCCAGAGCTGGGACGATGCCATGAGCAAGTGGGAGGCGGCACAGAAGCCTGGCCAGAGCGAAGATGGGCGATGA
- a CDS encoding uncharacterized protein (EggNog:ENOG41) translates to MGCCFSRSAGPNSPHPGGVPDASSRAGNPPLLTLPEGILSGGSQTASSVRRRRRDQAHRDQPRRERPPLDQHINRPLRKHEWTSGQRRWTRRELAKERVEFFETRVVCRPEIWQTLHAALQVLWEASPEDSQDEDSALATAQTILNAAEISLPTGDLVNGAYDSLGNLYALPEYIVSDPDNLADDNDPDFKGDTSTAEDETAGEEDDVDSEEAERRREEKGKGVLDEREMVTLRARLSETGQDIIVPVTKTDSVRSVVKKITEISVAPSEKKIRLAYMGKILKENLSLEAQGWQVGHVINALVFNR, encoded by the exons ATG GGCTGTTGTTTCTCTCGTTCCGCGGGTCCAAACTCGCCGCACCCCGGTGGCGTCCCGGATGCCTCTTCGCGCGCCGGCAATCCTCCTCTCCTGACCTTGCCCGAGGGCATCCTCTCCGGGGGCTCGCAAACCGCTTCCTCAGtgcgccgtcgccgccgcgATCAAGCCCACCGCGACCAGCCCCGCCGCGAACGGCCTCCTCTCGACCAGCACATCAACCGCCCGCTGCGCAAGCACGAATGGACGTCGGGGCAGCGGCGATGGACCCGGcgcgagctggccaaggagcgCGTGGAATTCTTCGAAACAAGAGTGGTTTGCAGGCCCGAGATCTGGCAGACGCTGCACGCCGCATTGCAGGTGCTGTGGGAGGCGAGCCCAGAGGATTCGCAGGACGAGGACAGCGCGCTGGCCACTGCGCAAACCATCCTCAACGCCGCCGAAATCTCGCTGCCCACCGGCGATCTCGTCAACGGCGCATACGACTCGCTAGGCAACCTGTATGCGCTACCCGAATACATCGTATCTGACCCGGACAACTTGGCGGATGACAATGACCCGGACTTCAAGGGCGACACATCTACGGCCGAGGATGAAACCGCAggggaggaagatgatgtcgATTCTGAAGAGGCCGAGAGGAGACgggaagaaaagggcaagggTGTGCTTGACGAGCGAGAAATGGTGACTTTGCGCGCGCGACTGAGCGAGACGGGCCAGGATATCATCGTCCCTGTGACCAAGACTGACAGCGTTAGGAGCGTTGTGAAGAAGATTACAGAAATATCAGTG GCCCCCTCTGAAAAGAAGATTCGCCTCGCTTACATGGGAAAGATACTCAAGGAGAATCTCTCTCTAGAGGCCCAGGGATGGCAAGTCGGCCATGTCATCAACGCCCTCGTCTTTAACCGGTGA
- a CDS encoding uncharacterized protein (BUSCO:EOG092D0EGX), which yields MSGFLENAYSLVHQDNASDVPSLSDLRMQLEKGTDESKVDTMKRILTVMLNGDPMPSLLMHIIRFVMPSKYKPLKKLLYFYYEICPKLDAAGKLKQEMILVCNGIRNDLQHPNEYIRGNTLRFLCKLREAELIEPLLSSARSCLEHRHAYVRKNAVFAVASIHQHSPSLIPDAAELIATFLETETDATCKRNAFAALASINHDAALLYLSSVFDGIPNAEELLQLVELEFIRKDAVQNSQNKARYLRLIFDLLEAGASTVVYEAASSLTALTNNPVAVKAAASKFIELSIKEADNNVKLIVLDRVDQLRQKNEGVLDDLVMEILRVLSSTDIDVRKKALELSLSMVSSKNVEEVVLLLKKELSKTVDQEYEKNTEYRSLLIHTIHQCAIKFSEVAASVVELLMDFIADFKNTAAVDVINFVKEVVEKFPELRPTIVRRLVSTLSEVRAGKVYRGILWIIGEYSLEEKDIRDAWKGIRASLGEIPIVASEQRLLEEQDSDEKHEEQTNGSSKPAAPTGSRKVLADGTYATETALTSQSSAAAKLEAVKAAQKPPLRQLILDGDYYLSTVLSSTLVKLVMRHAEISAEKARTNALKAEAMLIMISIIRAGQSQFVKAPIDEDSVDRIMACVRSLAEFTEKKELEAVWLDDTRKAFRAMVQVEESKRAAQEAHEKAKTAIQVDDIIPIRQLSKKNATEGLDEIEMDLERATGGEGGAEDLTSKLSRVVQLTGFSDPVYAEAYVKVHQFDIILDVLLVNQTTDTLQNLSVEFATLGDLKVVERPTTQNLGPHDFHNVQCTIKVSSTDTGVIFGNVVYDGAHSTDTNVVILNDLHVDIMDYIQPATCTETQFRTMWTEFEWENKVNINSKAKSLREFLDQLMACTNMNCLTPEASLKGDCQFLSANLYARSVFGEDALANLSIEKEGEDGPITGFVRIRSRSQGLALSLGSLKGLNKIGSAA from the exons ATGTCTGGATTCCTGGAAAACGCCTACAGCCTGGTGCACCAGGACAATGCCTCGGACGTGCCCTCGCTCTCAGACCTGCGtatgcagctggagaagggcaCCGATGAGAGCAAGGTCGACACCATGAAGCGTATCCTGACCGTTATGCTCAACGGCGACCCGATGCCCTCGCTCCTCATGCACATCATCCGATTCGTCATGCCCTCCAAGTACAAGCCGCTCAAGAAGCTCCTCTACTTCTACTACGAGATATGCCCCAAGCTTGACGCCGCTGGAAAGCTGAAGCAGGAAATGATTCTAGTCTG CAATGGCATCCGAAACGATCTGCAGCACCCCAACGAGTACATCCGTGGAAACACACTGCGATTCCTCTGCAAGCTCCGAGAGGCCGAGCTCATTgagcctcttctctcttcagcGCGATCCTGCCTCGAGCACCGACACGCCTACGTCAGGAAGAACGCAGTCTTTGCCGTTGCATCCATCCACCAGCACTCGCCTTCTCTCATTCCCGACGCCGCAGAGCTAATTGCGACCTTCTTGGAGACTGAGACGGATGCCACCTGCAAGAGGAATGCCTTCGCAGCGCTTGCCAGCATCAACCACGACGCCGCCCTCCTATATCTCAGCTCCGTCTTTGATGGAATTCCCAACGCCGAAGAACTGCTACAGTTGGTTGAACTGGAGTTTATTCGCAAGGACGCTGTTCAGAACTCTCAGAACAAG GCTCGATACCTAAGATTAATTTTCGACCTCTTAGAGGCCGGCGCATCTACTGTTGTCTACGAGGCGGCTTCATCGCTGACTGCCTTGACAAATAACCCTGTTGCCGTCAAGGCTGCAGCATCCAAGTTTATCGAGCTGAGCATCAAGGAGGCCGACAACAACGTCAAACTCATTGTCCTCGACCGCGTGGACCAACTGCGCCAGAAGAATGAAGGCGTCCTAGACGATTTAGTCATGGAGATCCTACGAGTCCTCAGCAGCACAGATATCGATGTCCGCAAAAAGGCGCTTGAGCTCTCCCTGTCCATGGTATCCAGCAAGAACGTTGAGGAGGTcgtactgctgctgaagaaggaacTCTCCAAGACTGTCGACCAAGAATACGAGAAGAACACCGAATACCGATCTCTCCTTATCCACACTATCCACCAGTGCGCCATCAAGTTCTCAGAGGTTGCCGCCAGTGTAGTGGAGCTTCTCATGGACTTTATTGCCGATTTCAAGAACACTGCCGCCGTTGACGTTATCAATTTTGTCAAGGAGGTTGTCGAAAAGTTCCCTGAGCTTCGACCTACCATTGTTCGTCGTCTTGTTTCCACTCTCAGCGAAGTGCGAGCCGGAAAGGTTTACCGTGGTATCCTTTGGATTATTGGAGAGTACTCtctggaggagaaggatatTCGGGACGCTTGGAAAGGAATTCGAGCCAGCCTGGGAGAGATCCCCATTGTCGCATCGGAGCAGAGGCTGTTGGAAGAGCAGGATAGCGATGAGAAGCATGAAGAACAGACTAACGGTAGCTCAAAGCCCGCTGCGCCAACTGGCTCCCGAAAGGTGCTCGCCGACGGTACTTATGCGACCGAGACTGCGCTCACCAGCCAGTCatccgccgctgccaagctCGAGGCTGTCAAGGCCGCCCAGAAGCCACCTCTGCGACAACTTATCCTCGATGGCGACTACTACCTATCAACAGTCTTGTCTTCAACGCTGGTGAAGCTTGTGATGCGCCACGCAGAGATTTCAGCGGAGAAGGCACGCACCAACGCCctcaaggccgaggccatgCTCATCATGATCTCAATCATTCGTGCTGGACAGTCTCAGTTTGTCAAGGCTCCTATTGACGAAGACTCTGTTGATCGAATTATGGCTTGTGTTCGCTCACTGGCGGAATTcaccgagaagaaggagctggaaGCGGTCTGGCTCGACGACACACGCAAGGCATTCCGCGCAATGGTTCAGGTCGAGGAGTCCAAGCGCGCAGCTCAAGAGGCCCACGAGAAGGCCAAGACTGCTATTCAGGTCGACGACATCATTCCTATTCGCCAACTGTCAAAGAAGAACGCCACTGAGGGCTTGGACGAAATCGAGATGGACCTGGAAAGGGCAACTGGTGGCGAAGGAGGTGCCGAAGATCTCACATCCAAGCTCAGCCGTGTTGTGCAGTTGACTGGTTTCTCTGATCCCGTGTATGCTGAGGCCTATGTCAAGGTGCACCAGTTTGACATCATCCTGGATGTGCTTCTGGTCAACCAGACTACCGACACGCTTCAGAACCTGTCAGTCGAGTTTGCAACTCTGGGTGACCTCAAGGTTGTTGAGCGGCCGACGACACAGAACCTGGGACCCCACGACTTCCACAACGTCCAGTGCACCATCAAGGTCTCCTCAACCGACACTGGTGTCATCTTTGGCAACGTCGTATACGATGGCGCTCACTCGACCGACACCAACGTGGTTATTCTGAACGACCTGCACGTCGATATCATGGACTACATCCAGCCTGCCACATGCACCGAGACTCAATTCCGAACAATGTGGACAGAATTCGAGTGGGAGAACAAGGTCAACATCaactccaaggccaagtcaCTACGCGAGTTTTTGGATCAGCTCATGGCCTGTACAAATATGAACTGCCTGACGCCCGAGGCCAGTCTCAAGGGAGATTGCCAGTTCTTGAGCGCAAATCTGTACGCTCGCAGTGTATTTG GTGAGGATGCTTTGGCCAACTTGAGCATCgaaaaggagggagaggacGGCCCCATCACAGGTTTCGTGCGGATAAGGAGCAGATCACAAGGCCTGGCCCTTAGTCTGGGCTCACTAAAGGGTCTTAATAAGATTGGCTCGGCCGCTTAG
- a CDS encoding uncharacterized protein (EggNog:ENOG41), with amino-acid sequence MPTKGGRNPSGPWGRLKPVEQDPLESIGLPSKGDTRLLDLKTQESYYTSIVDRYMTFCSDAGQRDELLRRFSSLGPSTSKSSPAPASVTSQRILPSVNNETLQSPANTRALSDVMAALRKLREGIVATKRADDFAVQAYLFCIRLSILVKHFESYHPAILHLLRSIHPQHPLTSVELQEVVAYLVLDAACRRRALAEAFALRQRYGLKDNKVNAALTALAHDNFVLFQKVKRSVDGHRARIMEWAEGDLRMHTLKCFGRTYLSVELDYLEQATGSKWADLKQSDGVGWDLEGSKVVIRKIKAR; translated from the exons ATGCCGACTAAAGGTGGTAGGAATCCATCAGGCCCGTGGGGCCGGCTCAAGCCCGTTGAGCAGGATCCCCTCGAGAGCATCGGCCTTCCGTCGAAAGGTGACACCAG ATTGCTGGATCTCAAAACGCAAGAGAGCTACTATACCAGTATAGTGGATCGGTATATGACTTTTTGCTCTGATGCTGGACAGCGAGACGAACTGCTTCGGAGATTTTCGTCTTTAGGACCTTCGACTTCCaaatcatctccagctccagcttcggTTACTTCTCAAAGAATCTTGCCCTCCGTCAACAATGAAACGCTCCAGAGTCCTGCCAACACTAGAGCTCTCTCGGATGTAATGGCGGCTCTGAGGAAACTGAGGGAGGGCATCGTCGCCACGAAACGAGCAGACGACTTTGCCGTTCAAGCCTATCTTTTCTGCATCCGACTCTCCATCCTCGTCAAGCATTTCGAATCCTACCACCCGGCCATTCTCCACTTGCTGCGCTCCATCCATCCGCAACATCCGCTCACGTCTGTCGAGCTGCAAGAAGTGGTGGCCTATCTAgtgcttgatgctgcttgtcGGCGTAGAGCGCTGGCAGAAGCCTTTGCTCTGCGGCAAAGGTATGGCTTAAAGGACAACAAGGTAAACGCAGCGTTGACAGCATTGGCGCATGACAACTTTGTTCTGTTCCAAAAGGTCAAGAGAAGCGTGGACGGTCATCGGGCAAGGATTATGGAATGGGCAGAAGGCGATTTGAGGATGCATACGCTCAAGTGTTTTGGAAGAACGTATCTGTCAGTGGAATTGGACTATTTAGAGCAGGCGACGGGCTCAAAATGGGCCGACTTGAAGCAGAGTGATGGAGTTGGCTGGGACTTGGAGGGCAGCAAGGTGGTGATTCGCAAGATCAAGgctcgatga
- a CDS encoding uncharacterized protein (BUSCO:EOG092D2502) yields MDFLIKFASEHESFRLPEIEALAVLEGVDLKVKEYNSESPFCVVQLPSVEDAKKLLRRSVMAHSIHELWGTGATLETLHEAIKSQTSHLWPQYKEPSFKFVVDSYQGAHSNEERLALINSFSYLPFDGPIRMSKPDNTFTVFELWPFNSVPLKIEHPDSIRLGRFVANSARDIIHRYDLKKRKYISTTSMDAELSLVTANIAHAAPGKLFYDPFVGTGSFPIACAHFGAIGWGSDIDGRSMRGEGDKKKSLPGNFTQYGLKPQLGGFFSADLTNTPIRRRRIWDGVVCDPPYGVREGLKVLGLKNPENATWLIELGVNEWQSPDYVPPKKPYSFLTMLDDILAFASDTLVDNGRLSFWMPTANDEEQEIPVPAHPCLEVVVVCVQVFNRWSRRLITYRRLPDSQVSKSNLEAHEKQRAEAAAANTGTTADDLNPFRRGYFRKFEAES; encoded by the exons ATGGATTTCCTCATCAAGTTTGCTTCCGAGCATGAGTCCTTCAGGCTCCCCGAAATCGAAgccctcgccgtcctcgAGGGCGTCGACCTCAAGGTCAAAGAATACAACAGCGAG TCTCCATTCTGCGTCGTCCAACTGCCCTCCGTAGAAGAcgcaaagaagctgctccGGCGCTCAGTCATGGCTCACTCAATACACGAGCTCTGGGGAACAGGCGCCACGCTCGAGACGCTCCACGAAGCCATCAAATCGCAAACGTCACATCTCTGGCCCCAATACAAGGAACCCTCGTTCAAGTTCGTCGTGGACTCGTACCAGGGCGCGCACTCCAACGAAGAGCGCCTCGCCCTCATCAACTCCTTCAGCTACCTCCCCTTTGACGGGCCCATCCGCATGTCCAAGCCGGACAACACATTCACCGTCTTTGAGCTCTGGCCCTTCAACAGCGTGCCCCTCAAGATTGAGCACCCGGACAGCATCCGCCTGGGCCGCTTCGTCGCCAATTCCGCCCGCGACATCATCCACCGGTACGACctcaagaagcgcaagtaCATCTCCACCACCAGCATGGACGCCGAGCTCTCCCTCGTCACCGCAAACATTGCCCACGCGGCGCCGGGAAAGCTCTTTTACGACCCCTTTGTCGGCACGGGTTCGTTTCCCATTGCCTGCGCGCACTTTGGGGCCATTGGCTGGGGCAGCGACATCGATGGACGGAGCATGCGCGGCGAaggcgacaagaagaagagtctgCCCGGCAATTTCACCCAGTACGGACTGAAGCCACAGCTGggaggcttcttctcggcggATTTGACAAACACGCCCATCAGACGACGAAGAATTTGGGACGGAGTCGTATGCGATCCGCCTTACGGAGTCAGAGAAGGGTTGAAAGTCCTCGGACTAAAGAACCCTGAAAATGCTACATGGCTCATCGAGCTGGGTGTAAATGAGTGGca ATCACCAGATTACGTCCCCCCAAAGAAACCATACAGCTTCCTCACCATGCTCGACGACATCCTCGCCTTTGCATCAGACACTCTCGTGGACAACGGCAGGCTCTCCTTCTGGATGCCCACCGCAAATgacgaagaacaagaaaTACCCGTTCCAGCGCATCCCTGCCTCGAGGTAGTCGTAGTATGCGTCCAAGTTTTCAACAGAT GGTCAAGAAGACTCATCACCTACCGGCGACTGCCAGATTCTCAAGTCTCAAAGTCCAATCTTGAAGCGCATGAAAAGCAGAGggccgaagcagcagccgcaaatACAGGCACGACAGCAGACGACCTCAACCCGTTCCGCCGAGGCTACTTTAGAAAATTCGAGGCCGAATCATAA